A section of the Macadamia integrifolia cultivar HAES 741 chromosome 9, SCU_Mint_v3, whole genome shotgun sequence genome encodes:
- the LOC122090118 gene encoding scarecrow-like protein 23, translated as MLQSLLPQSSINANHNSACDSTMRNKRIDRESRVGESSGENEDDRARKRQNSGKNLAVEEEIVVVGGESHGLRLLRLLLQCAEAVAMDNLDEATELMPEISELSSPFGSSPERVAAYFAQALQARIISSCLGTYTPLNHKTLTLAQNQRICSALQSYNLISPLIKFSHFTANQAIFQALEAEDRVHVIDLDIMQGLQWPGLFHILASRSRKIRSMRITGVGSSIELLEATGRRLSDFANSLGLPFEFQPLEGKVGNVTDLSRLVPRQHEATVVHWMHHCLYDVTGSDLGMLRLLRMLNPKLITIVEQDLSHGGSFLERFVEALHYYSALFDALGDGLSFDNSDRHQVEQQWFGCEIRNIIAVDGPKRTGEVKVKRWGGELSRIGFRPISLSGNPAAQASMLLGMFPWKGYTLVEESGCLKLGWKDLPLLTASAWQPSD; from the coding sequence ATGCTTCAGAGTTTACTTCCTCAATCCTCCATTAATGCGAATCACAACTCTGCCTGCGATTCCACGATGAGAAACAAGCGTATAGATCGTGAATCTCGTGTCGGCGAATCATCCGGTGAAAACGAAGATGATCGAGCTCGGAAAAGACAGAATTCAGGTAAAAATCTTGCCGTAGAGGAAGAAATTGTCGTCGTTGGAGGTGAATCTCATGGTCTCAGGCTTCTAAGACTACTCCTTCAGTGTGCGGAGGCTGTGGCCATGGATAACCTCGACGAAGCCACTGAACTTATGCCAGAGATATCTGAACTCTCATCCCCGTTCGGTTCTTCACCTGAACGCGTCGCGGCGTACTTCGCTCAAGCTCTGCAAGCTCGGATCATAAGCTCGTGTCTCGGTACGTACACTCCACTCAatcacaaaaccctaaccttaGCTCAGAACCAGAGGATCTGTAGTGCTCTTCAGTCTTACAATTTGATCAGTCCTTTGATCAAATTCTCCCATTTCACTGCGAATCAAGCTATATTCCAAGCCCTAGAAGCTGAAGATCGTGTCCATGTTATCGATCTGGATATAATGCAGGGCCTCCAATGGCCGGGACTGTTCCACATCCTCGCTTCGAGATCGAGGAAGATCCGTTCCATGCGAATCACTGGTGTTGGATCATCGATCGAGCTTCTCGAGGCCACCGGTCGACGACTCTCTGATTTTGCTAACTCCCTTGGTCTACCATTCGAGTTTCAACCGTTGGAAGGCAAGGTTGGGAACGTCACCGATCTGAGTCGACTCGTTCCGAGGCAACACGAAGCGACAGTTGTGCACTGGATGCACCATTGCCTCTACGACGTAACCGGGTCGGATCTGGGGATGCTGAGGCTTCTTAGGATGTTGAACCCGAAATTGATTACGATTGTTGAGCAAGATCTGAGCCATGGAGGGAGCTTCTTGGAGAGGTTTGTGGAGGCTCTGCATTACTACTCGGCGTTGTTTGACGCGCTGGGTGATGGTCTGAGTTTCGATAACTCGGACAGGCACCAGGTGGAGCAGCAGTGGTTCGGGTGTGAGATCAGGAATATTATAGCGGTTGATGGGCCGAAGAGGACGGGTGAGGTGAAGGTGAAGAGGTGGGGGGGCGAGTTGAGTAGAATCGGGTTCAGACCGATTTCACTCAGTGGGAACCCAGCTGCTCAGGCGAGTATGTTACTTGGTATGTTCCCTTGGAAGGGGTACACTCTAGTGGAAGAGAGTGGGTGTTTGAAGTTGGGTTGGAAAGATCTACCTTTGCTCACTGCCTCCGCTTGGCAACCGTCCGATTGA
- the LOC122089289 gene encoding lecithin-cholesterol acyltransferase-like 4, whose translation MSVLLEDIIRSVEMWLRIKKQPQPYVNPDLDPVLLVPGIAGSILNAVDDNGKEERVWVRLLGADYTFRTKLWSRFNPSTGQTVSLDPKTRIVVPEGRYGLDAIDVLDPDMVIGRDCLCYYHDMIGEMIKWGFQEGKTLFGFGYDFRQSNRFQGTMERFAAKLESAYTASGGKKLNIITHSMGGLLVKCFMCLHGDAFEKYVKNWIAIAAPFQGAPGYVTSTLLNGMSFVEGWEENFFISKWSMHQLLIECPSMYELMGCPNFNWKNVPLLEIVREKHDEDGKSTIMRETSEPTEALSILKEALSSNTVHYDGVDIPLPFNVEILKWANETLNMLSCAKVPQGIKFYNIYGTGYDTPHSVSYGSEEKPVRDLQQLPFFKAKYVCVDGDGTVPVESSKADGLDAEARVGVPGDHRGIVYDRHVFRILKHWLKAGEPDPFYNPINDYVILPTAFEMEEHREEGLQLASVREEWDIISEDQVVQGDSVNKKPMVGSISVSQVGKDQSSRAEAQVTVHPQSEGKRHVELRAVSVSVGS comes from the exons ATGTCTGTTCTATTGGAAGACATAATTCGGTCAGTGGAGATGTGGTTGAGGATAAAGAAGCAACCACAGCCTTACGTAAATCCTGATCTTGATCCTGTTTTGCTGGTACCTGGTATTGCTGGTTCGATTCTGAATGCCGTTGATGATAATGGGAAAGAAGAACGTGTCTGGGTTCGACTTCTTGGTGCTGATTACACGTTTCGGACGAAGTTATGGTCCCGTTTTAATCCTTCTACTG GTCAAACAGTGTCATTGGATCCAAAAACAAGAATTGTGGTGCCTGAAGGCAGATACGGATTGGATGCAATCGATGTCTTGGACCCTGACATG GTCATTGGACGTGATTGTTTATGTTATTACCATGACATGATAGGAGAAATGATCAAGTGGGGTTTTCAGGAAGGAAAAACTCTTTTTGGGTTTGGTTATGATTTCCGCCAGAGCAATAG GTTTCAGGGAACCATGGAACGCTTTGCTGCTAAACTAGAGTCGGCGTACACCGCTTCGGGAGGGAAAAAACTTAACATTATAACTCATTCCATGGGGGGTTTATTAGTGAAATGTTTCATGTGCCTGCATGGTGAT gCTTTTGAGAAGTATGTGAAGAATTGGATTGCGATTGCTGCACCATTCCAGG GTGCACCTGGTTATGTCACATCCACCCTCTTGAATGGGATGTCATTTGTTGAAGGGTGGGAAGAGAATTTTTTCATATCAAAATGGAGCATGCACCAGCTG ctGATTGAATGTCCCTCAATGTATGAATTGATGGGTTGCCCAAATTTCAATTGGAAAAACGTTCCACTATTAGAAATAGTGAGAGAAAAGCATGATGAAGATGGAAAATCAACTATTATGCGTGAAACATCTGAACCTACAGAAGCTCTATCGATATTGAAGGAAGCTCTTTCAAGTAACACG GTTCATTATGATGGAGTGGATATTCCTCTGCCATTCAACGTCGAGATCTTGAAATGGGCTAATGAGACTCTAAATATGCTCTCATGTGCCAAGGTTCCCCAAGGAATTAAGTTCTACAATATATATGGTACTGGTTATGATACACCTCACAGTGTTAG CTACGGGAGTGAGGAAAAACCTGTTAGGGACCTTCAACAACTACCATTTTTCAAG GCTAAATACGTATGTGTTGATGGTGATGGAACAGTTCCTGTGGAGTCTTCTAAG GCAGATGGACTTGATGCAGAGGCAAGGGTTGGAGTCCCTGGTGATCACCGGGGGATAGTCTATGATCGCCATGTCTTTCGGATACTTAAGCATTGGCTAAAGGCAGGTGAACCAGACCCATTCTACAACCCAATAAACGACTATGTGATCTTACCGACAGCCTTCGAAATGGAAGAGCACAGAGAGGAAGGCTTGCAGCTAGCTTCAGTCAGAGAAGAGTGGGACATCATTTCAGAAGACCAGGTTGTCCAAGGGGATTCGGTCAATAAGAAGCCTATGGTGGGCTCAATATCTGTTTCTCAGGTGGGAAAGGATCAATCTTCACGTGCGGAGGCCCAAGTTACCGTTCACCCACAAAGCGAGGGAAAACGGCATGTTGAACTTAGAGCCGTAAGTGTGTCTGTGGGTAGCTAA
- the LOC122090101 gene encoding uncharacterized protein LOC122090101 isoform X3 — translation MHSSVYSFTQDEDGCYNCISGSSEGTAEVKHPATGPSLKEANLSLPLVTITAPGSNRENGVIWTPSPDRLEPPRKPFHHSNCSDSPCGSESSSDIFGKREVIHKLWQQLKRRDEMILEMQDQITALQNSLNVQRTHSANLQSQLDAANQDLFDSEREVQRLRKVVADYCVEVGPSKKPTVTGDWSAGGRNGHSNGFPNGESDLDMMSNGRGDGERIEMLKREVGELKEVIEGKEYLLQNYKEQKAELSGKVKELQHRLASQVPSIL, via the exons ATGCATTCAAGTGTATATTCTTTCACACAAGATGAGGATGGCTGTTACAATTGCATTTCAG GAAGTTCAGAAGGCACAGCTGAAGTTAAGCATCCAGCCACTGGTCCGAGTCTCAAGGAGGCTAATTTATCGCTCCCTTTAGTCACGATTACAGCTCCAGGGTCAAACAGAGAAAATGGTGTGATTTGGACACCTTCTCCTGATCGTCTTGAGCCACCTCGAAAGCCATTCCACCACTCAAATTGCTCAGACTCTCCCTGTGGGTCAGAATCCAGCTCCGACATCTTTGGCAAGCGGGAAGTGATTCACAAGTTGTGGCAGCAGTTGAAGAGAAGGGATGAGATGATATTGGAGATGCAGGATCAGATCACAGCATTGCAGAATTCGCTCAATGTTCAGCGGACTCATTCTGCTAATTTGCAGTCACAGCTGGATGCTGCAAATCAGGACCTATTTGATTCTGAGAGGGAAGTCCAGAGGCTGAGGAAGGTCGTAGCAGATTACTGTGTAGAAGTGGGGCCCTCCAAGAAGCCCACAGTAACCGGGGACTGGTCAGCAGGAGGAAGAAATGGCCATAGTAATGGGTTTCCAAATGGGGAGAGTGACTTGGACATGATGAGCAATGGGAGAGGAGATGGGGAGAGGATTGAGATGCTGAAGAGGGAAGTGGGAGAGTTAAAGGAAGTAATTGAAGGAAAGGAGTACCTGCTGCAGAACTATAAGGAACAGAAGGCAGAGCTATCTGGTAAGGTCAAGGAACTGCAGCATAGATTGGCCTCTCAGGTACCCAGTATTTTGTAG
- the LOC122090101 gene encoding uncharacterized protein LOC122090101 isoform X1, with protein sequence MKPRTKEIPRGQQLTNLQGGGTNWVLIVGGALLSTLSIRLGYKLRQGPDTKQPDNSCNGLKGNVKPTDKRRSRACKMHSSVYSFTQDEDGCYNCISGSSEGTAEVKHPATGPSLKEANLSLPLVTITAPGSNRENGVIWTPSPDRLEPPRKPFHHSNCSDSPCGSESSSDIFGKREVIHKLWQQLKRRDEMILEMQDQITALQNSLNVQRTHSANLQSQLDAANQDLFDSEREVQRLRKVVADYCVEVGPSKKPTVTGDWSAGGRNGHSNGFPNGESDLDMMSNGRGDGERIEMLKREVGELKEVIEGKEYLLQNYKEQKAELSGKVKELQHRLASQVPSIL encoded by the exons ATGAAACCAAGAACCAAGGAGATTCCCAGAGGTCAACAGTTGACGAATCTCCAGGGAGGAGGAACAAATTGGGTCCTTATTGTTGGTGGGGCCTTGTTGAGTACATTGTCCATTCGGCTTGGGTACAAGCTTAGGCAAGGTCCCGATACAAAACAACCGGACAATTCTTGCAATGGATTGAAAG GAAATGTAAAACCTACTGACAAGAGAAGGTCCAGGGCTTGCAAAATGCATTCAAGTGTATATTCTTTCACACAAGATGAGGATGGCTGTTACAATTGCATTTCAG GAAGTTCAGAAGGCACAGCTGAAGTTAAGCATCCAGCCACTGGTCCGAGTCTCAAGGAGGCTAATTTATCGCTCCCTTTAGTCACGATTACAGCTCCAGGGTCAAACAGAGAAAATGGTGTGATTTGGACACCTTCTCCTGATCGTCTTGAGCCACCTCGAAAGCCATTCCACCACTCAAATTGCTCAGACTCTCCCTGTGGGTCAGAATCCAGCTCCGACATCTTTGGCAAGCGGGAAGTGATTCACAAGTTGTGGCAGCAGTTGAAGAGAAGGGATGAGATGATATTGGAGATGCAGGATCAGATCACAGCATTGCAGAATTCGCTCAATGTTCAGCGGACTCATTCTGCTAATTTGCAGTCACAGCTGGATGCTGCAAATCAGGACCTATTTGATTCTGAGAGGGAAGTCCAGAGGCTGAGGAAGGTCGTAGCAGATTACTGTGTAGAAGTGGGGCCCTCCAAGAAGCCCACAGTAACCGGGGACTGGTCAGCAGGAGGAAGAAATGGCCATAGTAATGGGTTTCCAAATGGGGAGAGTGACTTGGACATGATGAGCAATGGGAGAGGAGATGGGGAGAGGATTGAGATGCTGAAGAGGGAAGTGGGAGAGTTAAAGGAAGTAATTGAAGGAAAGGAGTACCTGCTGCAGAACTATAAGGAACAGAAGGCAGAGCTATCTGGTAAGGTCAAGGAACTGCAGCATAGATTGGCCTCTCAGGTACCCAGTATTTTGTAG
- the LOC122090101 gene encoding uncharacterized protein LOC122090101 isoform X2 encodes MKPRTKEIPRGQQLTNLQGGGTNWVLIVGGALLSTLSIRLGYKLRQGNVKPTDKRRSRACKMHSSVYSFTQDEDGCYNCISGSSEGTAEVKHPATGPSLKEANLSLPLVTITAPGSNRENGVIWTPSPDRLEPPRKPFHHSNCSDSPCGSESSSDIFGKREVIHKLWQQLKRRDEMILEMQDQITALQNSLNVQRTHSANLQSQLDAANQDLFDSEREVQRLRKVVADYCVEVGPSKKPTVTGDWSAGGRNGHSNGFPNGESDLDMMSNGRGDGERIEMLKREVGELKEVIEGKEYLLQNYKEQKAELSGKVKELQHRLASQVPSIL; translated from the exons ATGAAACCAAGAACCAAGGAGATTCCCAGAGGTCAACAGTTGACGAATCTCCAGGGAGGAGGAACAAATTGGGTCCTTATTGTTGGTGGGGCCTTGTTGAGTACATTGTCCATTCGGCTTGGGTACAAGCTTAGGCAAG GAAATGTAAAACCTACTGACAAGAGAAGGTCCAGGGCTTGCAAAATGCATTCAAGTGTATATTCTTTCACACAAGATGAGGATGGCTGTTACAATTGCATTTCAG GAAGTTCAGAAGGCACAGCTGAAGTTAAGCATCCAGCCACTGGTCCGAGTCTCAAGGAGGCTAATTTATCGCTCCCTTTAGTCACGATTACAGCTCCAGGGTCAAACAGAGAAAATGGTGTGATTTGGACACCTTCTCCTGATCGTCTTGAGCCACCTCGAAAGCCATTCCACCACTCAAATTGCTCAGACTCTCCCTGTGGGTCAGAATCCAGCTCCGACATCTTTGGCAAGCGGGAAGTGATTCACAAGTTGTGGCAGCAGTTGAAGAGAAGGGATGAGATGATATTGGAGATGCAGGATCAGATCACAGCATTGCAGAATTCGCTCAATGTTCAGCGGACTCATTCTGCTAATTTGCAGTCACAGCTGGATGCTGCAAATCAGGACCTATTTGATTCTGAGAGGGAAGTCCAGAGGCTGAGGAAGGTCGTAGCAGATTACTGTGTAGAAGTGGGGCCCTCCAAGAAGCCCACAGTAACCGGGGACTGGTCAGCAGGAGGAAGAAATGGCCATAGTAATGGGTTTCCAAATGGGGAGAGTGACTTGGACATGATGAGCAATGGGAGAGGAGATGGGGAGAGGATTGAGATGCTGAAGAGGGAAGTGGGAGAGTTAAAGGAAGTAATTGAAGGAAAGGAGTACCTGCTGCAGAACTATAAGGAACAGAAGGCAGAGCTATCTGGTAAGGTCAAGGAACTGCAGCATAGATTGGCCTCTCAGGTACCCAGTATTTTGTAG